From Heteronotia binoei isolate CCM8104 ecotype False Entrance Well chromosome 12, APGP_CSIRO_Hbin_v1, whole genome shotgun sequence, the proteins below share one genomic window:
- the THY1 gene encoding thy-1 membrane glycoprotein has product MKFTIGIAVLVTVLQFAQCQKIRTLTACIKDQNLRLDCEYDNKTDNPLSYEFRMTKDSRAMRIVASNFGVPETAFRSRANVTLKRNLLHLNVYGFTAADEGIYVCQLKITNDLTGEQTRNVTVVKDKLVKCAGISLLIQNTSWLLLLLLSLPLLQAVDFVSL; this is encoded by the exons tccttCAATTTGCTCAGTGCCAGAAGATCCGGACGCTGACAGCCTGCATAAAAGACCAGAACTTGCGCTTGGACTGTGAGTACGACAATAAGACTGACAACCCCCTGAGTTACGAATTCCGCATGACCAAGGACTCCAGGGCCATGCGCATCGTCGCCAGCAACTTCGGCGTGCCGGAAACCGCCTTCAGGAGCCGCGCCAACGTCACCCTCAAGAGGAACCTCCTGCACCTCAACGTCTACGGCTTCACCGCTGCCGACGAAGGCATCTACGTGTGCCAGCTGAAGATCACCAATGACCTAACAGGCGAACAGACCAGGAATGTCACTGTCGTCAAAG ACAAGCTAGTAAAATGTGCCGGCATCAGCCTTCTGATCCAGAACACTTCGTGGCTACTCCTCTTGCTCCTTTCGTTGCCTCTTCTCCAAGCCGTGGATTTCGTGTCCCTCTGA